A single Cnuibacter physcomitrellae DNA region contains:
- a CDS encoding sensor histidine kinase — protein MIAADGWHDGGVVGRWDAWRRVAVVSQPVLVVASALVVVAMVQAGSPVAMIGVVVVMAVALHVALYVAARRVVLAFVIASVAMVGLAIVPMPGWSTGVLLPSAGCFLLVGWRLVTTAAPPWPVLTLVVGIAGVVLAECCAVARLTDARVDGVQLLEALTLLTIVAGVWAAARRSRARADAIEADERARVDAARRAERANIRRDLHDVIGHSLALMVAQAEAARIGARDEATRESIGQIAETGRGALAGLRAMLPMLDATSLGTSTVPSLETLPSLVDAASTPMHAVTFVEAGTRGAVAADAELALVRVAQEGITNALRHLLAPVTVAVRLTWSAGAATLEVHDDGGVGHQPSVGAGSGLIALAERVAAAGGTFDVERDAAGWRLRATVPARTSSAVTADSS, from the coding sequence GTGATTGCGGCGGACGGCTGGCACGATGGGGGAGTGGTCGGTCGCTGGGACGCGTGGCGGAGGGTCGCCGTCGTCTCCCAGCCCGTCCTGGTCGTGGCGAGTGCGCTCGTGGTCGTCGCGATGGTGCAAGCGGGATCGCCGGTCGCGATGATCGGCGTCGTCGTGGTCATGGCGGTGGCGCTCCACGTCGCGCTGTACGTCGCGGCTCGGCGGGTGGTGCTGGCGTTCGTCATCGCCTCCGTCGCGATGGTGGGCCTCGCGATCGTGCCGATGCCCGGCTGGTCGACCGGGGTCCTGCTTCCTTCCGCAGGGTGCTTCCTGCTCGTCGGCTGGCGGCTGGTCACCACGGCCGCGCCGCCGTGGCCGGTCCTCACCCTCGTGGTCGGGATCGCCGGTGTCGTCCTGGCGGAGTGCTGTGCGGTCGCGCGCCTCACCGACGCCCGCGTCGACGGCGTGCAGCTGCTCGAAGCGCTGACGCTCCTGACGATCGTCGCCGGCGTCTGGGCGGCCGCGCGTCGCAGCCGGGCTCGAGCCGACGCGATCGAGGCGGACGAGCGGGCTCGTGTCGACGCAGCGAGGCGGGCGGAGCGGGCGAACATCCGGCGGGATCTCCACGATGTCATCGGGCATTCGCTCGCTCTGATGGTCGCTCAGGCCGAGGCCGCCCGCATCGGAGCCCGCGACGAGGCCACTCGGGAGTCGATCGGGCAGATCGCGGAGACGGGGCGCGGGGCTCTCGCGGGGCTCCGCGCGATGCTGCCGATGCTCGACGCGACCTCGCTCGGCACCTCGACCGTCCCCTCTCTCGAGACGCTCCCCTCCCTGGTCGACGCGGCATCGACGCCGATGCACGCGGTGACGTTCGTCGAGGCCGGCACGCGCGGCGCGGTCGCGGCCGACGCCGAGCTGGCGCTCGTGCGTGTCGCGCAGGAGGGGATCACGAACGCGCTCCGGCATCTCCTCGCTCCGGTGACCGTGGCCGTCCGACTCACGTGGTCAGCCGGTGCAGCGACGCTCGAGGTGCACGACGACGGGGGAGTCGGGCACCAGCCGAGCGTCGGCGCGGGCTCGGGCTTGATCGCCCTCGCCGAACGAGTGGCCGCCGCAGGCGGCACGTTCGACGTCGAGCGCGACGCCGCCGGCTGGCGTCTGCGCGCCACGGTGCCCGCGCGGACCAGCTCGGCGGTGACGGCGGACTCGTCATGA